The Suricata suricatta isolate VVHF042 chromosome 4, meerkat_22Aug2017_6uvM2_HiC, whole genome shotgun sequence genome includes a region encoding these proteins:
- the LRRTM1 gene encoding leucine-rich repeat transmembrane neuronal protein 1 produces MDFLLLGLCLYWLLRRPSGVVLCLLGACFQMLPAAPSGCPQLCRCEGRLLYCEALNLTEAPHNLSGLLGLSLRYNSLSELRAGQFTGLMQLTWLYLDHNHICSVQGDAFQKLRRVKELTLSSNQITQLANTTFRPMPNLRSVDLSYNKLQALAPDLFHGLRKLTTLHMRSNAIQFVPVRIFQDCRSLKFLDIGYNQLKSLARNSFAGLFKLTELHLEHNDLVKVNFAHFPRLISLHSLCLKRNKVAIVVSSLDWVWNLEKMDLSGNEIEYMEPHVFETVPHLQSLQLDSNRLTYIEPRILNSWKSLTSITLAGNLWDCGRNVCALASWLSSFQGRYDGNLQCASPEYAQGEDVLDAVYAFHLCEDGTDPTSGHLLSAVTNHSDLGLPGSPATTLADGREGQLDGTDEPATVALPGGEHAENAVQIHKVVTGTMALIFSFLIVVLVLYVSWKCFPASLRQLRQCFVTQRRKQKQKQTMHQMAAMSAQEYYVDYKPNHIEGALVIINEYGSCTCHQQPARECEV; encoded by the coding sequence ATGGATTTCCTGCTGCTCGGTCTCTGTCTATACTGGCTGCTGAGGAGGCCCTCGGGGGTGGTCTTGTGTCTGCTGGGGGCCTGCTTTCAGATGCTGCCCGCCGCCCCCAGCGGGTGCCCGCAGCTGTGCCGGTGCGAGGGGCGGCTGCTGTACTGCGAGGCGCTCAACCTCACCGAGGCGCCCCACAACCTGTCCGGCCTGCTGGGCTTGTCCCTGCGCTACAACAGCCTCTCGGAGCTGCGCGCCGGCCAGTTCACGGGGTTAATGCAGCTCACGTGGCTCTATCTGGATCACAATCACATCTGCTCGGTGCAGGGGGACGCCTTTCAGAAACTGCGCCGAGTTAAGGAACTCACGCTGAGTTCCAACCAGATCACCCAACTGGCCAACACCACCTTCCGGCCCATGCCCAACCTGCGCAGCGTGGACCTCTCGTATAACAAGCTGCAGGCTCTGGCGCCCGACCTCTTCCATGGGCTGCGGAAGCTCACCACACTGCACATGCGGTCCAACGCCATCCAGTTCGTGCCGGTGCGCATCTTCCAGGACTGCCGCAGCCTCAAGTTTCTCGACATCGGATACAATCAGCTCAAGAGTCTGGCGCGCAACTCTTTCGCCGGCTTGTTCAAGCTCACCGAGCTGCACCTGGAGCACAACGACTTGGTCAAGGTGAACTTCGCCCACTTCCCGCGCCTCATCTCCTTACACTCCCTCTGCCTGAAGAGGAACAAGGTGGCCATTGTGGTTAGCTCGCTGGACTGGGTTTGGAACCTGGAGAAAATGGACCTGTCGGGCAACGAGATCGAGTACATGGAGCCCCATGTGTTCGAGACCGTGCCGCACCTGCAGTCTCTGCAGCTGGACTCCAACCGCCTCACCTACATCGAGCCCCGGATCCTCAACTCCTGGAAATCGCTGACGAGCATCACCCTGGCCGGGAACCTGTGGGACTGTGGGCGCAACGTGTGCGCCCTGGCCTCGTGGCTCAGCAGCTTCCAGGGGCGCTACGATGGCAACTTGCAGTGCGCCAGCCCGGAGTACGCGCAGGGCGAGGACGTCCTAGACGCCGTCTACGCCTTCCACCTGTGCGAGGATGGGACCGACCCCACGAGCGGCCACCTGCTCTCGGCCGTCACCAACCACAGTGACCTGGGGCTCCCTGGCAGCCCGGCCACCACGCTCGCGGACGGCAGGGAGGGGCAGCTCGACGGCACGGACGAGCCGGCTACTGTGGCTCTCCCAGGCGGCGAGCATGCCGAGAACGCCGTGCAGATCCACAAGGTGGTCACAGGCACCATGGCACtcatcttctccttcctcatcGTGGTCCTGGTGCTCTATGTCTCCTGGAAGTGTTTCCCAGCTAGCCTCAGGCAGCTCAGACAGTGCTTTGTCACGCAGCGCAGGaagcaaaagcagaaacagaccatGCATCAGATGGCTGCCATGTCTGCCCAGGAATACTACGTTGATTACAAACCGAACCACATTGAGGGAGCCCTGGTGATCATCAACGAGTACGGATCCTGTACCTGCCACCAGCAGCCCGCAAGGGAATGCGAGGTGTGA